One part of the Arabidopsis thaliana chromosome 1 sequence genome encodes these proteins:
- the RLP16 gene encoding receptor like protein 16 codes for MNLTTNGFQRNLPSSLGNMEMIEFLDISHNSFHGKLPRSFLKGCDSLIVLKLSHKKLSEEVFPEASNFFSILELSMDNNLFTGKIGRGLQSLRSLIMLDISNNNLSGVIPSWFDQLQDLHSLQISNNLLEGEVPISLFNMSSLQLLALSANSLSGDLPQAISGYGALKVLLLRDNNLSGVIPDTLLGKNIIVLDLRNNRLSGNIPEFINTQYIRILLLRGNNLTGSIPRRLCAVRSIHLLDLANNKLNGSIPSCLRNASLGLGRGGYIRRLFIIITFFLWEHLSVHFSNLCSCKMGLLSIMS; via the coding sequence ATGAATCTAACGACTAATGGTTTTCAAAGAAATCTACCATCTTCTCTGGGTAACATGGAAATGATTGAATTTCTGGATATATCTCACAACAGTTTCCATGGGAAGCTACCAAGAAGTTTTTTGAAGGGTTGTGATTCCTTGATAGTCTTGAAACTATCACATAAGAAACTAAGTGAGGAGGTTTTTCCAGAagcatcaaactttttttcaatACTAGAGCTGTCTATGGATAACAATCTGTTTACAGGAAAGATTGGAAGAGGTTTGCAGAGCTTGAGATCTTTGATTATGCTTGACATTTCGAACAACAATCTCTCAGGTGTTATTCCAAGTTGGTTTGACCAACTTCAAGACTTACATTCGCTACAGATTTCTAACAACTTGTTGGAAGGTGAAGTACCTATATCGTTATTCAACATGTCCAGTCTTCAACTACTGGCCCTCTCTGCAAACAGTTTATCAGGGGACTTACCTCAAGCCATTTCTGGATATGGGGCATTAAAAGTGTTACTCCTGCGAGACAATAATTTATCAGGGGTTATTCCAGATACACTGCTAGGGAAGAATATCATTGTGCTTGATCTGAGAAATAACAGATTGTCTGGGAATATTCCGGAGTTCATCAACACCCAATACATcagaattcttcttctccgaggGAATAATTTAACAGGCAGTATTCCTCGCCGGTTGTGTGCCGTAAGAAGCATTCACCTCCTGGATCTTGCtaacaacaaattaaatggATCCATACCTTCATGTCTTAGGAATGCATCACTTGGTTTGGGGAGAGGAGGATACATTAGACGATTATTTATAATCATTACGTTTTTTCTTTGGGAGCACCTGTCAGTACATTTTTCAAATCTCTGCTCGTGCAAGATGGGTTTGCTATCGATTATGAGTTAA